CTGGTCCTCCGCAGCGGGCACGACCTCATCAAAACCGATAGTCTCTACAAGCTCCGTAACGTAAAGCGCACACGGATTCCATAGACCATTATATCCATTAAAGCTGTTGCGATCGTTTATCGTTACGCCTTCGTCGTTTCTGCAAAAATCAACGTAAACCCCTTTCGCATCATGAACACGCATCGACTCGAACATCCTGTCAACCAAGTCCGGCCTGACGATGACCACATGCGATGAAAGAACGAGGCAGTAGGGCGAGACCACGCGCCGGAACCCCTGATTGAGCGATCGGGAATAGTTGAATACGTCACCCTCGTAATCATATACACTGCAACCGCAGGCTTTACAGAGAGTCACCGTGTCGTCAGTCGATCCGGAATCGACCACGACGATCTGCGACGGCTGGGATGACAAAGACGAGATCCCGCTGAGCACGCCGCGAATGGTCTCGGCCGAATTATATGTTCTGATGAGGATATCAAAGTTGGGCGGGCCGCCTTTTAGCGATTGCGTATTCATCTAACAGGCACCCGATCCTCACAAAGACTGAAAAACAGCAATCGTCTCATGCACCATTGCGTCCATGCTGTGCAATGCTTCGACCCGTTCCCTGTTTTTCCTTCCCAACGCCGACCTGACCGTCGGATCAGCCATGAGTCGCATTACCTTCATCGCAAAATCCTGAGGGTCTGACGGAATTGCAAATTGATCCTCTGAAGTACTTCCAACGGCCTCTCGTATCCCCGGGATGTCAGTTGCGACAACCGCCAGACCATGGGTCA
The DNA window shown above is from Candidatus Thiodictyon syntrophicum and carries:
- a CDS encoding glycosyltransferase family 2 protein gives rise to the protein MNTQSLKGGPPNFDILIRTYNSAETIRGVLSGISSLSSQPSQIVVVDSGSTDDTVTLCKACGCSVYDYEGDVFNYSRSLNQGFRRVVSPYCLVLSSHVVIVRPDLVDRMFESMRVHDAKGVYVDFCRNDEGVTINDRNSFNGYNGLWNPCALYVTELVETIGFDEVVPAAEDQHFALRLFDMGYTTAALSGNWIQYLNPRVSLKKKRNDYVSIAYFTFKKNLAMSNIFFIAKSALRNLAEFRFTIFYDRSALALRLLAARLRKPRFRSKYF